One genomic window of Candidatus Woesearchaeota archaeon includes the following:
- the amrB gene encoding AmmeMemoRadiSam system protein B, translating to MRQPFYAGVLYPKTENALRRAIEEAYEHEKGPGALPTEARSEPVKGILAPHSAITLSGPCTAWSYKALAESPPADVYIIAAYNLGQNASGAGMRTYSMPFGEIRVDQKLCQALTAKKHIRFADNFHEHDHAIEVQLPWLQHAIKPNVKILPLLLADDVDLKELAVDLKETLLDQGKKAKLILSAEFTHHGPAYTFLPFDPPVNKHVYEYDAKALSHLTNLDLQGFLDFCASGPCSIDAVKPLEFAFHFLKPNKILVEQYYTSADVTGDEKNIAAYASILFL from the coding sequence ATGAGACAACCATTCTACGCAGGCGTCCTCTACCCAAAAACAGAAAACGCGCTCCGAAGAGCCATCGAAGAGGCATACGAACATGAAAAAGGCCCCGGTGCACTCCCCACCGAAGCACGAAGCGAACCCGTCAAAGGCATCCTCGCCCCACACAGCGCCATCACGCTCTCAGGACCCTGCACCGCTTGGTCGTACAAAGCCCTTGCAGAATCTCCCCCGGCAGACGTCTACATCATTGCAGCCTACAACCTCGGCCAAAACGCCTCCGGCGCCGGCATGCGAACCTACTCCATGCCCTTCGGAGAAATCCGCGTCGACCAAAAACTCTGTCAAGCACTCACCGCAAAAAAACACATACGCTTCGCGGACAACTTCCACGAACACGACCACGCCATAGAAGTCCAACTACCCTGGCTTCAACACGCAATCAAGCCCAACGTCAAAATACTCCCCCTCCTCCTCGCAGACGATGTCGACCTCAAAGAACTCGCCGTTGACCTTAAAGAAACCCTCCTCGACCAAGGAAAAAAAGCCAAGCTCATCCTCAGCGCAGAATTCACCCATCACGGCCCAGCATACACCTTCCTCCCCTTCGACCCTCCCGTCAACAAACACGTCTACGAATACGACGCCAAAGCCCTCAGCCACCTCACCAACCTCGACCTCCAAGGCTTCCTCGACTTCTGCGCCAGCGGGCCCTGCAGCATTGACGCCGTCAAACCCCTCGAATTCGCATTCCACTTTCTCAAACCAAACAAAATCCTCGTCGAACAATACTACACCAGCGCCGATGTAACCGGCGACGAAAAAAATATAGCCGCTTACGCAAGCATCCTCTTTCTTTAG
- a CDS encoding RlmE family RNA methyltransferase: MFRGFLEEKLSINTCCVEKGCARGCADAYLCVRAATLFAYCRVTRFFKACSGTVLSGGGSVTGFDVFGRRARREGLRARSAFKLLSIQKKYGVLKNNDVIIDLGAFPGGWSSVASRFGSVVGVDMKPVEPIEGCRFVKGDFFDDAVVAQLPVADVVLSDAAPATTGVRDQDQFRSFVLAERALFIAKQKLKRGGSFVCKVFQGREFESFVGEVRRVFSFVKTTKPEASRKESKEMYLVAKGFEEV, from the coding sequence ATGTTTCGTGGTTTTCTCGAGGAAAAGTTAAGTATAAATACGTGCTGTGTTGAAAAGGGGTGTGCAAGAGGGTGTGCAGATGCGTATTTGTGTGTTCGTGCAGCAACTTTGTTCGCGTATTGCCGTGTTACAAGGTTTTTCAAGGCTTGTTCGGGGACTGTGCTGTCTGGAGGCGGGAGCGTGACGGGTTTTGACGTGTTTGGTCGGCGAGCGAGAAGGGAGGGCTTGCGTGCGAGGTCTGCGTTCAAGCTCTTGTCTATCCAGAAAAAATATGGTGTTTTGAAGAATAATGATGTCATTATTGATTTGGGGGCGTTCCCCGGCGGGTGGAGTAGTGTCGCTTCTCGTTTTGGCAGCGTGGTTGGCGTTGATATGAAGCCGGTTGAGCCGATTGAAGGTTGTCGTTTTGTGAAGGGGGATTTTTTTGATGATGCGGTTGTGGCGCAGCTTCCTGTTGCGGATGTCGTGTTGTCTGATGCTGCTCCTGCTACGACGGGTGTTCGTGATCAAGACCAGTTTCGTTCGTTTGTCTTGGCCGAGCGTGCTTTGTTCATTGCAAAGCAGAAGCTAAAGAGGGGGGGTTCGTTCGTGTGCAAAGTTTTTCAGGGGCGTGAGTTTGAGAGTTTTGTTGGTGAGGTTCGGCGCGTGTTTTCTTTTGTGAAAACAACAAAGCCGGAGGCTTCGCGGAAGGAGAGTAAGGAGATGTATCTTGTTGCGAAGGGTTTTGAAGAAGTGTGA